Proteins encoded together in one Amblyomma americanum isolate KBUSLIRL-KWMA chromosome 1, ASM5285725v1, whole genome shotgun sequence window:
- the LOC144113136 gene encoding deoxynucleotidyltransferase terminal-interacting protein 1: MASTIPEIRIYSPSDKGDDTSDSDRSRITGDGSDRKSAMLFRGSCEVFSSDNSTMVPWLNTFNMRPYNLSCLPSTMAYRPSCRSQSVAISRAKLGCITSSAKSLDVLRQNLQKSINREIDEILQRYLEKFFKPGLENVRINNGEHSISEQHIQAVCRQILEEAKKMYHGSYTRGNSPTSDCNIDSGRNSPSDLKLGRFLSKQSAAGRRRRDNSDSDSEASLQMVKKKKGRPPLHQGGVLSGRSTPCKLKADAVKREGPKWDPARLQPGSQFIMGAKANKALGLGATRGRLYIKHPEVFKYSGDQEDKQWLYEHNQMPATGGKAYMLLVEDIRELAETDEYRGSPGLMLDEIVGFSVPDSMLVKMQAAMLAMRTDLPTGSRRRGTRPADLRHDDGSASPAEEPLGASPFGQGFEDVSPAASDVSATMEPPHTAPFELGLSP; this comes from the coding sequence ATGGCTTCTACTATACCAGAGATACGAATATATTCTCCGTCAGACAAAGGCGACGACACATCAGACTCTGATCGTAGCAGGATAACTGGGGACGGAAGTGACCGCAAGTCAGCTATGTTGTTCCGTGGCTCTTGTGAAGTGTTTTCAAGCGACAACTCGACCATGGTACCGTGGTTGAACACATTTAACATGCGTCCATATAATCTTTCCTGCTTGCCGTCCACCATGGCATATCGTCCATCGTGCCGATCACAGTCTGTGGCCATTAGTCGTGCAAAGTTGGGATGTATTACAAGTTCTGCGAAATCATTAGATGTGTTACGCCAGAACTTGCAAAAGAGTATCAACCGCGAAATAGACGAAATACTACAACGATACTTGGAGAAGTTCTTTAAACCAGGCTTGGAGAACGTGCGCATCAACAACGGCGAGCACTCGATATCTGAGCAGCACATCCAAGCCGTGTGTCGACAAATCCTCGAAGAAGCCAAGAAGATGTACCACGGCAGCTACACTCGCGGCAACAGCCCGACTTCAGATTGCAACATTGACTCGGGCCGAAACAGCCCATCAGACTTGAAACTGGGTAGGTTCTTGAGCAAGCAGTCGGCGGCGGGCCGTAGGCGACGCGACAACTCGGACTCCGACTCGGAGGCGAGCTTGCAGATGGTGAAAAAGAAGAAGGGCCGGCCGCCTCTTCACCAGGGAGGAGTCCTGTCCGGTCGGTCGACGCCGTGCAAGCTGAAGGCTGATGCAGTGAAGCGTGAGGGTCCCAAGTGGGACCCAGCCCGGCTGCAGCCGGGCTCGCAGTTCATCATGGGTGCGAAAGCGAACAAGGCGCTGGGCCTAGGTGCCACGCGCGGCCGCCTTTACATTAAACACCCGGAGGTGTTCAAGTACTCCGGTGACCAGGAGGACAAGCAGTGGCTCTACGAGCACAATCAGATGCCAGCCACGGGCGGCAAGGCTTACATGCTGCTCGTCGAGGACATCCGCGAGCTGGCCGAGACGGATGAGTACCGAGGCAGTCCGGGTCTGATGCTCGACGAGATCGTAGGCTTTTCTGTGCCCGACAGCATGCTGGTCAAGATGCAGGCCGCTATGCTGGCCATGCGCACTGACCTGCCGACCGGGTCGCGTCGCCGCGGGACACGCCCGGCTGATCTGCGGCACGACGACGGCTCGGCATCGCCCGCCGAGGAGCCGCTGGGCGCATCACCGTTCGGCCAGGGCTTCGAGGACGTCTCGCCGGCTGCTTCGGACGTGAGCGCCACAATGGAGCCACCCCACACGGCGCCCTTTGAGTTGGGCCTAAGCCCCTAA